Proteins encoded by one window of Zerene cesonia ecotype Mississippi chromosome 6, Zerene_cesonia_1.1, whole genome shotgun sequence:
- the LOC119840436 gene encoding flexible cuticle protein 12-like, with protein MKSFIVFALFVAAAVALPVDEKDAIIEQYDNNNIGVNGYNYKLRTSNGINLAEDAVVKNEGSENEALEVRGQFSYPGADGVIYTVTYVANENGFQASGAHLPQPPQ; from the exons ATGAAATCC TTCATCGTGTTCGCTCTGTTCGTGGCTGCGGCCGTCGCCCTCCCCGTTGACGAAAAGGATGCCATCATCGAACAATACGACAACAACAACATCGGAGTCAATGGATACAACTACAA ATTAAGGACATCCAACGGCATCAACTTAGCAGAAGATGCTGTCGTCAAGAACGAAGGATCCGAAAATGAGGCTTTGGAAGTCCGTGGACAATTCTCTTACCCCGGTGCCGACGGCGTCATCTACACTGTCACATACGTCGCCAACGAGAACGGTTTCCAGGCCTCCGGCGCTCACCTCCCCCAGCCCCCCCAATAA
- the LOC119840397 gene encoding flexible cuticle protein 12-like, with product MKSFVVFALCVVAALAAPPTSNDRDAQILKYENDNIGIGPYGYAVETSNGIQAQENGQLKNVGSENEALEVRGQFSYTGPDGVVYTVTYVADENGFQASGAHLPQPPQ from the exons ATGAAATCG ttcGTAGTTTTCGCTCTGTGCGTTGTGGCCGCCCTCGCCGCTCCCCCCACCAGCAACGACCGCGATGCTCAAATCCTCAAATACGAAAACGACAACATCGGCATCGGCCCCTACGGTTACGC CGTGGAGACATCCAACGGCATCCAAGCCCAAGAGAACGGCCAGCTGAAGAACGTTGGAAGCGAGAACGAGGCTTTGGAAGTTCGCGGACAGTTCTCCTACACCGGTCCCGACGGCGTCGTCTACACCGTCACATACGTCGCCGACGAGAACGGTTTCCAGGCCTCCGGCGCTCACCTCCCCCAGCCCCCCCAATAA